GTTCACATGAATTGGAGTAGGTGAGTCACACAGCTAGCTGGCTTCCTGAAAAGGAAGAAGAGACGTGGCAGTCGTTTTAGAACTGAAAAAGGGAAGCTAATGTTTACTGTGGCTCCTGTCTTTGCAGCCATGGCAACAAGCAAGTGTTTTCGTGCcgggggctgttgctggcagtCAGGTGGTTTTTGGAGAGAGGTATCCGTGACATCACAGTGTTCGTGCCTCTGTGGAGAAAGGAGCAACCCCGTCCTGAGGCCCCCATGACAGGTAGGACACATCTGTTATACTATCTGACCAGGGCTAGATGGCACTGTGGAGCCACAGGTCACCAACACACTGAGCTCCTACACCATACAGTATTGATGGCCTTTTATAACTGAGAATTGTTGTTTACACCCTGTATGCTGTGCACTACTTTCTTGTCTTTTTAACGATTGATATGATACAATCCATCAAGTCTATGGAACTCTAACCTCTCGTCACGTGACCCTGCAGATCAGCACATCCTCCATGAGCTGGAGAAGAGAAAGATCCTGGTGTACACCCCGTCACGCTGCGTCAACGGGAAGAGAGTGGTGTGTTACGACGACCGCTACATCATCAAACTAGCCTACGAGTCCGATGGCATCGTTGTGTCCAATGACAACTACAGAGATCTGCAGATAGAGAAGCCAGAGTGGAAGACGTTTATAGAGGAAAGGCTGTTGATGTACAGCTTCGCCAATGACAAGTAAGTCCCAACACTAAGACTTACAGCATCTAAGAGGGCATCTGATGCAGGGCCTATAAGGAGGATATATGAGCAAATGAGAGATGGTATACCACCTGTTCCATCACCTACAAAATCCCTCCTGCTTATATACTTGTAATACATCTGTAATGAAGACATGACTTCAAGAGTTTTGGGCATCATGTTTACATCCTATTCATATGACTTTATATTCAAGGTTCATGTTTACATCATATTCATATGACTTTATACTCAAGGTTCATGTTTACATCATATTCATATGACTTTATACTCAAGGTTCATGCCTCCTGATGATCCTCTGGGAAGGAATGGCCCAACAATTGACAACTTTCTGAGAATAAAGCAGTGGACCCCAGAAAACAAGAAGGAGCGTTGCCCATATGGTTGGTAGATATTTTAcaatacacacttttattttcagTTTCCTACCTCATTCACCTGGGGGTTTTGACTGTAACTCATCCAATGTGCGCCAGCTGAGCTGGATTTGATTTGTAGTTTGTGACTAGTAGTTGGGTCAGTTGTGATTTCATTTGGCTGCCTGTCAGTCGGCTGTTGGCAATGAGAGAGCAGCACCACTCCAAGGCCACAGCGCCACTCACAAACAAAATACCTTATTATCAACACCCAGGATAATAGCGCTAACGGCAGGCCTGGGATTATTCCTGTCAGAGGAGTACAACGGACCCTCATAGCACTCTGCCGTGTACCTAGTGGAACAAAAACAGGCTGGAGACTAGACATATTTTGTTTGCTTTGCTAAGTGTGTTTACAGTACTAAAGAAGGGGGAAGAGGGCTTTACAGTGAGtgcactcagacagacacacatcctAGTTGACAGTCTCTTTAAAGAGTTACAGGGTTATATATGTGAGCCATGTTTTTGAAAGCCCATAAATATTCCTTATATGTTTCTTTCCAGGGAAGAAGTGTACTTATGGAGTGAAGTGCAAGTTCTACCACCCAGAGCGCTCCAACCAATCGCAGCTGTCTGTAGCAGATGAGCTTAGAGCCAAGAGCAAACCTCCTGCTCTGACAGACAGGGAGTGGTCATTTCTCCCCTCAGGCCTCGGCCAGGAGGCCCATATCTACACATCCCTTTATGAGCCGGATCACACTACTAATCACCTACACAGATATCCTTCCACACCGCCTCACCTTAGAAAAAATGAACATTCCCATTCCCACAGGGCTTCGCCAAGTGATCAGTTCACCGGCCAGAGAGAAACAGGCAGCCCAGCTCTCCACCACAAGTCCAGCCACCACTTCTGCCCCAGCCCAGACACTGACGAGGCCTTTGGCTCCATGGAGGCCTCCCTGTCCAGACTATATGTTCAGGACCAGACAAACAACACCAAGGGGCCCGGGGTGTCTTACACATACAGCAGCGGGGTGGCCGGCTGCAGCCAAGGCAGTGGGGACGTCTACCCCTCCAGCACTTACAGCAGCCACAGTCACTGCAGCAACACACAGAGGCTCAGCCTGGGTGGGCCTTCCTCGGGAGCCCACTATGCCCCCCAAAGACTGCTACAGTGTGGCTGTGACCACTCACAGAGCTGTGAGTGCAGTCAGTGCATGTACGGCCACCAGCATCTCCAGCCACAGCTAAGAAAGAGCTCCTATGTTGTTCACAGTAACCCCATCCATTTCACAGAGCAGCAGTACTTTCAGAGTCCTCCCCCACAAAGGCAGAGTCATAGCCTCCCAGAACACAGCTTGGGACAGGGCCTCTCTGGTGAGAGAGTGGAGATGACCAGTTCCAATGAAGGTAAAGCTCCAGAGAGTGAGCAGAGGAAGAGTGTGAAGAACCAGCTCAGCACCCTCTTCCCCCCCAGCATGGTAGACTATGTGATGAGTCTGTACCCACACACCCTCAACAAGTCAGAGCTGGTTCCTCTGATCCAGAGGTTCAGAACCAGCCACGTTCCCTTCTAACATGCAAGACCTTTCTCTGTAAGCATTAAACACAGTAGTTCTTCCTCAGCAGACTAGACAACCTTGAAAATGTAGCAGTCTGTGCTGAATTTCCTATGTATGTATAAGTCAAGTGCAATGCACTACCATCTCCTGAATGATGCTAGTTCATTTTGAATCTAGCATTGACTTAAAGATTATCAAAGCAGCATGTGTTGTTTTAACATGTAGCCTCAAACTGAGGGAAGCTATTCGACAAAATGGGTGTTAGCCTGTACGGTATGCAGAATAATACTGTCCTTGTCATTTGTTTGTTGTCCATATTAAACATAAGTCCTTGAAAATTGTCTGATGATCTGTCTCATTTACCAATTTACACTGCCAAGCTTCCTGAACTTTATCATACCAACTATTTTAGGTCTCTACTACCATCTACTGGAGTGAGGAGATGTGACAATCGTCATCACATCACTGCAAGCCAACAaccaatggaatggaatcaaaatgtggaatatctAGTAAGAAATCCAGAATTTCagaatagatttttatttatttttacaaataacTTATCTGTTACAAAGACAGTTTTCCCAGCTAAAATCAAAAAACACTTTAGTTATCCaaattagtatttttttatgaataaaacatttaaccgACTTCACACCGAGCTGCAGATAAAGCTGAACAATTTGTTTCTTTGGGgtttttacagatttttttttttataagtgcTTAAGAGACAACTAAGAATTTGGCTTCTACCTAATCAGTTTTTGACAATACTAagctttggtaaaaaaaaaagacatcttAATTTGTGACTGCATAGATTATCAATACAAATGCCCTTCTAAGGCAGTAATGTGTGGCAGCATTTCACAAtgtgaaaaacaaacaataataaCCTATTCCACAATTAAGGTAAAATCATTACAATGGTAAACTTTTAAACTATCCTCATGAAAAAAAAGCTTCACAGGACAAATTAAACCAAATAAAAACATGATTATACAATGAGGACAGACACTATTTTGTCTCACTTTATTGGAAATATAACAATGGCACTGTCCTTATTGTCTTTTATTAGAGGAGATATTCTAAACTTCTGGCCAGGGGGAGATACGGTAAAGCACATACCTACATAAATATCTGCTGATTTGAAAGAGGAATACTTTAAAACATATTCATTTGGAACACTTACCCAATTTATACTGCATAGCAAAATATTTTGATTCTGAAAGCCCTCAGGAAACAGTCGCCTTCCACCAAGCTGTACATGGGCCTTAACACCTTAATACAATTACCAAAGTCCGTCTTTCTTTCATCCACCCTCGAAAGCTTCTATTCTGATGCAAGTTTTAGGATGAACTGTAAAATTCATGCGTCTCTTGGCACTGAGGTGTAAAAGTCCCCAAATATTAAACCTACATTCCAGTTGTCAGATAAGATGGCAGTTTGTCATTCTGCTTATGAGCTTTTTTCACCTGTCCAAGAGCTCTTGCATCCTAAAAATAACTCCTCCATCTTTCTTTTGACTTTGCTGCATCTGCAGATCGTACACAGGAAATTCAGCATATACACAAGCGATGAACGACAGACTGAGCGGAAGAAGCTTCATGACTGCATAGTTTTCATTCAACTGCTCCTCTTTTTTCCACAATGCTTCAATTCTCACAGAAATCAAGTAAAAAGCTTAAAAGGGACACCGTGCTTATTGGTTTGAAAGAAAATGGaaacaaaacaagacaaaacaaagtaAATCAAGTCTATAAAGCTATACTTACAGGAAATACAAGTGATTCATAGTGAGAAAGAAGGCATTTAAGGCACATTCAAAAATGATGTACAGTAAAAAGCATAAGGGTATTTCCTCCCTCCATGTACTGTACACATAAAGCATGCAATTGAGTTTCCGTTCTTTTTACTCTCGATTGAAGAGACGCAGATTGATAAGGGACATTACAGAAGACGAGAGAAAAGTTTTGGTGGCAGTAAGTTTCCCCCTGTCATCCTCTAGAAACAGCAACCAAACAAATTGTCAACAAGTAGTCTGTTAGTTTTCCCTTCAGGTGTGAGGTGACGGCTGACCAAAGTTCCCATTCCTGATTAGGCCAtcacagaagaaaaaaataatcagCAAATGCACGTTGGCACCCATGTTGGcttacgtgtttgtgtgtgccaacACACTGCAGGACAACTTGTTAATACTGTATATGGAAGCAGCGAGGCATCCCCAGGGGTAAAGTCGCCTGCCGAGCGTTgagtaggaggagggagaggggggtgaacCCACGCATGCAGAGACTCCAAGGTGAGGTATCATCCAACTCTGCTGGCTTAGTAAAGTAACACAACCTGTAAACACTATCCAGTCAAGCCTTCAGTGGATAGCATTCTACAAACCTTGGAGGAGGGGGGAAAGAAACAGTCCCAAAATGGAAAAAACTACAAACCCCTGTCCATTCATTTTCTTACCactagaaaaagaaagaaaaaaacagtcTTTTCTAATGTAGTTTCTTTGATTCGCATTAAAAAGTGAAGCGGGCTGTTGGTATTGTTGGCGTCTTTGTGGCTCAGAAGTGCCGTGGGAACTCGCACTGTTCACAGCGGTTGAGGGCGGGGTGGTTGAGGAAGGTGCAGGCCGTGCAGCTCCACTGCGTCCCCTCGTCTTCCTCCTGGTCTGCTACAGTCTTAACGCTCTTACT
The sequence above is a segment of the Salvelinus sp. IW2-2015 unplaced genomic scaffold, ASM291031v2 Un_scaffold211, whole genome shotgun sequence genome. Coding sequences within it:
- the LOC112068180 gene encoding ribonuclease ZC3H12A-like; this encodes MDQQHGKVERFLKLGYSHSDIVRVLESLRHDAQTNEILEELIKTCQITTTTTTTTPSIPASRSAHSSPQLVPRGCSSPQPSQSLRPSSATDRDPTLGFRPVVIDGSNVAMSHGNKQVFSCRGLLLAVRWFLERGIRDITVFVPLWRKEQPRPEAPMTDQHILHELEKRKILVYTPSRCVNGKRVVCYDDRYIIKLAYESDGIVVSNDNYRDLQIEKPEWKTFIEERLLMYSFANDKFMPPDDPLGRNGPTIDNFLRIKQWTPENKKERCPYGKKCTYGVKCKFYHPERSNQSQLSVADELRAKSKPPALTDREWSFLPSGLGQEAHIYTSLYEPDHTTNHLHRYPSTPPHLRKNEHSHSHRASPSDQFTGQRETGSPALHHKSSHHFCPSPDTDEAFGSMEASLSRLYVQDQTNNTKGPGVSYTYSSGVAGCSQGSGDVYPSSTYSSHSHCSNTQRLSLGGPSSGAHYAPQRLLQCGCDHSQSCECSQCMYGHQHLQPQLRKSSYVVHSNPIHFTEQQYFQSPPPQRQSHSLPEHSLGQGLSGERVEMTSSNEGKAPESEQRKSVKNQLSTLFPPSMVDYVMSLYPHTLNKSELVPLIQRFRTSHVPF